The following are from one region of the Elusimicrobiota bacterium genome:
- a CDS encoding nucleotidyltransferase domain-containing protein — MDKLKNLTEKEKLAVIKLVEGLKKLYSDNLSQILLYGSKARGDAEPDSDIDILVVLKKMGLCYNEIDKITKISAPICLENDLVISAIPIEEEWITADYKTIFVHNVLREGISL, encoded by the coding sequence ATGGATAAGTTAAAAAACTTAACAGAAAAAGAAAAATTAGCAGTTATTAAGCTTGTGGAAGGACTTAAAAAACTGTATAGCGATAATTTAAGTCAAATTTTATTGTATGGCTCAAAAGCACGTGGAGATGCCGAGCCGGATTCAGATATTGATATTTTGGTTGTATTAAAAAAAATGGGATTGTGTTATAATGAAATTGATAAAATTACTAAAATATCAGCACCAATCTGTCTTGAAAATGATTTAGTAATTTCTGCAATTCCGATAGAAGAAGAATGGATAACTGCAGATTATAAAACAATATTTGTTCATAATGTTTTACGAGAGGGAATCTCACTATGA